From Rissa tridactyla isolate bRisTri1 chromosome 7, bRisTri1.patW.cur.20221130, whole genome shotgun sequence, a single genomic window includes:
- the MYO19 gene encoding unconventional myosin-XIX isoform X5 yields the protein MPKQENGQKEDSSIQNDLSESFEEEVRVFLSDEEKLHLFDDLTKVNPVTTTTVLKCLQARYAVNLFYTNAGCSLVALNPFQPVACLYSPELMREYHVALRPQDLKPHIFAVAEQTYRNVQSQIEPINQSIIVSGESGAGKTWTSRCLMKFYASVAASVISPKGNETVERIEKRVLDSNPVMEAFGNACTLRNNNSSRFGKYIQLQLDRFHHLSSASIQTFLLEKTRVAYQAPNERNFHIFYQITKGATAEERLEWSLPEGADYRWLPNSERNLDEDCFEVTRDAMFHLGIDHSMQNNIFKVLSGLLHLGNVEFSNPADESQPCELEDKAKDFVKTAGDLLKIPVEELLESLRIRTITAGKQQQVFKKPCSRAECETRRDCLAKVIYAKLFEWLVLVINESIYGDPSGWTSFIGLLDVYGFEAFPENNLEQLCINYANEKLQQHFVAHYLKAQQEEYAAEGLQWSFINYQDNQNCLDLIEGNPLSIFSLLNEECRLNRSSNTDLFQTRIEKALSNNQCLSRNKFSKKPNFIIAHYAGKVCYQLAAMVEKNKDPIPPELVHVLQNSKDPLIQKLFPVTERNQSNIKTQNRAAVVTVVSKFKGSLEHLMQILNSTTPHYIRCIKPNADCKAMTFKREEVLSQLQACGIVEAITISAAGFPIRIPFQSFTERYQILRKSCRSNKKRVCDKSNHRTTEEKEIFIAEKQTVSRMERYKRPSSSSIGHAETHAALP from the exons ATGCCAaaacag GAAAATGGCCAAAAAGAAGATTCTAGCATCCAGAATGACCTCAGTGAATCATTTGAAGAAGAAGTTAGAGTGTTCCTCAGTGATGAAGAGAAATTGCATCTTTTTGATGACCTCACAAAAGTTAATCCAGTGACAACTACAACAG TTCTGAAATGTCTTCAAGCAAGATATGCAGTAAACTTGTTTTATACAaatgctggctgcagcctggtgGCTTTAAATCCATTTCAGCCTGTCGCCTGCCTCTATTCACCTGAGCTTATGAGAGAGTACCATGTCGCACTTCGTCCTCAG GATTTAAAACCTCACATTTTTGCAGTAGCTGAACAAACCTACAGAAACGTCCAAAGCCAGATAGAACCCATAAACCAGTCTATAATTGTTAGTGGAGAAAGTGGTGCTGGGAAG ACCTGGACGTCTCGCTGCCTTATGAAATTCTATGCTTCTGTTGCTGCTTCAGTTATCTCCCCAAAAGGCAATGAAACTGTGGAAAGGATAGAGAAGAGAGTGTTGGATTCCAACCCTGTCATGGAAGCATTTG GAAATGCGTGTACCCTGCGGAATAACAACAGTAGCCGTTTTGGAAAATATATCCAGCTTCAGTTAGACAG attCCACCACCTGAGTAGTGCTTCCATTCAGACTTTCCTTTTGGAGAAGACCAGAGTTGCCTATCAGGCCCCCAATGAAAGaaactttcacattttttatCAG ATCACAAAAGGTGCCACTGCAGAGGAGAGGCTGGAATGGAGCCTTCCGGAAGGGGCTGACTACCGCTGGCTGCCAAATTCTGAAAGAAACTTAGATG AGGACTGCTTCGAAGTGACCAGAGATGCAATGTTTCACTTGGGCATTGACCACTCCATGCAGAACAATATTTTCAAG GTATTGTCAGGCCTTCTCCATCTTGGGAATGTTGAATTCTCTAATCCGGCGGATGAATCTCAGCCTTGTGAACTAGAAGACAAAGCCAAAG ATTTTGTGAAGACCGCTGGAGATTTGCTGAAGATACCTGTCGAGGAACTACTGGAATCATTAAGAATTCGAACAATAACTGCTGGGAAACAACAACAAGTCTTCAAGAAGCCGTGCTCCAGAGCTGAATGTGAGACTAGGAGGGACTGCCTCGCCAAAGTGATCTACGCGAA ATTGTTTGAATGGCTCGTTTTGGTCATAAATGAGAGCATCTATGGAGATCCATCAGGGTGGACCAGCTTCATAG GTTTGTTGGATGTTTACGGTTTTGAAGCCTTCCCTGAAAACAACTTGGAACAGCTTTGTATTAACTATGCCAATGAGAAACTGCAGCAGCACTTCGTAGCACACTATCTGAAGGCACAACAG GAAGAATATGCAGCTGAAGGCCTACAGTGGTCTTTCATAAACTACCAGGACAACCAGAACTGCCTTGATCTGATAGAGGGAAATCCCCTcagcattttttctttgctgaatgaG GAGTGCCGTCTGAATAGATCCTCTAACACTGACCTGTTTCAAACTCGGATTGAGAAAGCCTTGTCTAATAATCAATGCTTAAGTCGAAACAAGTTTAGTAAGAAGCCTAACTTTATTATTGCACATTATGCTGGCAAAGTCTGCTATCAGCTGGCAGCAATGGTGGAGAAAAATAAG GACCCCATTCCACCAGAGCTGGTccatgttttgcagaattccaAGGACCCTTTgattcaaaaattatttcctgtgacaGAAAGGAACCAAAGTAACATCAAAACCCAGAACAGAGCAGCTGTTGTTACAGTGGTGTCAAAGTTCAAG GGTTCGCTTGAACATCTCATGCAGATTTTGAATAGCACCACACCACATTACATCCGATGCATCAAGCCTAACGCCGACTGCAAGGCAATGACTTTTAAAAGAGAAGAG GTTCTCAGCCAGCTTCAGGCGTGTGGAATAGTCGAAGCCATCACCATCAGTGCAGCGGGCTTCCCTATTAG